A region of Streptomyces sp. NBC_01750 DNA encodes the following proteins:
- a CDS encoding GNAT family N-acetyltransferase produces MTAMERPLQTIDCGDFALRRWQAENDFEPLFRLIEESLDHLAPWMPWVARHSREATRTFLAGCDPKWQSGEAYNYAITRQGTLIGSCTMRRAIKPQGLVMGYWLHPGATGQGIATRATAATASEAFALPDVQFLEIAHDQANTASGAIPRRLGFSEVRREIITPPAAPSDSGIDVVWRLNRPNPRPSVTPRLPEAQSAPRAYQPDTRSIRHCSTN; encoded by the coding sequence ATGACCGCCATGGAGCGGCCGCTGCAGACCATTGACTGCGGAGACTTCGCCCTGCGGCGCTGGCAGGCGGAGAACGACTTCGAGCCCCTGTTCCGGTTGATCGAGGAATCACTCGACCACCTGGCGCCGTGGATGCCCTGGGTCGCCCGCCACAGCCGGGAGGCCACCCGCACCTTCCTCGCCGGCTGCGACCCGAAGTGGCAGAGCGGCGAGGCGTACAACTACGCAATCACCCGGCAGGGCACGCTCATAGGCAGCTGCACGATGCGCCGCGCGATCAAGCCGCAGGGTCTGGTCATGGGGTACTGGCTGCACCCCGGCGCCACCGGCCAGGGCATCGCAACCCGGGCGACGGCTGCAACGGCATCTGAGGCATTCGCCTTGCCGGACGTGCAGTTCTTGGAAATAGCGCACGACCAGGCCAACACCGCCAGCGGCGCCATACCGCGCCGCCTGGGATTCTCCGAGGTCAGGCGTGAAATCATCACACCGCCCGCGGCGCCTTCAGACAGCGGGATCGACGTGGTCTGGCGACTGAACCGCCCTAACCCCCGTCCGTCGGTAACGCCACGCCTCCCTGAAGCTCAGTCAGCGCCTCGCGCCTACCAACCGGATACACGCAGCATTAGGCACTGCAGCACCAATTGA
- a CDS encoding helix-turn-helix transcriptional regulator, producing the protein MDRAPEPHAGWTFLTNHARVLAAIFENRAIRVRDIAVRCQLTERAVQKIIADLEEGGYLTHVRHGRSNVYRIAPGTFLRHPADTGATVADLLSVLANQEATHGAARATESYEGR; encoded by the coding sequence ATGGATCGAGCGCCGGAACCGCATGCAGGCTGGACGTTCCTGACCAACCACGCCCGGGTGCTGGCTGCGATCTTCGAGAATCGCGCCATCCGCGTCCGTGACATCGCCGTCCGCTGTCAGCTCACTGAACGCGCCGTGCAGAAGATCATCGCCGACCTTGAAGAGGGCGGATACCTCACCCACGTCCGGCACGGTCGGTCGAACGTCTACCGCATCGCCCCCGGCACGTTTCTGCGTCATCCGGCAGATACGGGCGCCACTGTCGCCGACCTGCTGTCAGTCCTGGCCAACCAGGAGGCCACGCACGGAGCCGCCCGCGCCACTGAGTCGTACGAGGGGCGCTGA
- a CDS encoding WhiB family transcriptional regulator has product MMLRWSERAACRSADPEELFAKAPQQKKAKAVCVACPVRIDCLAEALDSRVAFGVWGGMTERERRTLLRRKPGVTSWRSVLEGARREHERPRAG; this is encoded by the coding sequence ATGATGCTGCGGTGGAGTGAACGGGCGGCCTGTCGTAGTGCGGATCCGGAGGAGTTGTTCGCCAAGGCACCGCAGCAGAAGAAGGCCAAAGCGGTCTGTGTCGCGTGTCCGGTACGGATCGACTGTCTGGCCGAAGCGCTGGACAGCCGGGTCGCGTTCGGGGTGTGGGGCGGCATGACGGAGCGGGAACGCCGCACGCTGCTGCGCCGCAAGCCTGGTGTCACCTCCTGGCGCAGCGTGCTGGAGGGCGCTCGGCGCGAACACGAGCGCCCACGCGCCGGCTGA
- a CDS encoding cytochrome P450, translating into MAWSADGAMSGGAARRRRSAASYRHDPLAFLAAEFDGTRDMWRSASGRLCVAGPAAAREVMGNRRGAFMETSDFFHVRNGVLGPRSAQIEIGRAARSLIRHRLDAHRADLPRLVAGRLVPTSTWPDAGNLLVREHLRDVLLCPDAPAELHKAVDGIITRAVLAGARQRHSVMSRLLFRRRAMSALVQEVQARRRAGVAEPRDLLDVAVAGVGLAVDPGEVAEVYLSFLFATVGSLGFALGWSVYLVGTHPDTSTDEPSWIVREALRLWPVAWLFARRPSREHELAGVTVGPHDEVNVCLYLVHRHPRHWERPDEFEPRRWAAPLHDPAFMPFGFGPHTCAGATVTMTLLEDLISIITRDWHLSVTATGNGPHLGPALAPPRFTAELHARGAHCERR; encoded by the coding sequence ATGGCCTGGTCGGCCGACGGCGCAATGAGCGGCGGGGCAGCTCGCCGGCGCCGCAGTGCGGCCTCCTATCGGCACGACCCTTTGGCCTTTCTCGCCGCGGAGTTCGACGGCACCCGTGATATGTGGCGCTCCGCATCGGGCCGTCTGTGCGTGGCCGGCCCTGCGGCCGCCCGCGAGGTGATGGGCAACCGGCGCGGCGCATTCATGGAGACCTCCGACTTCTTCCACGTGCGTAACGGGGTCTTGGGCCCCAGATCCGCACAGATCGAGATCGGCCGCGCGGCACGCTCCCTGATACGCCACCGGCTCGATGCGCACCGGGCGGACCTGCCCCGCCTGGTGGCCGGGCGGCTTGTGCCCACGAGCACCTGGCCGGATGCGGGCAACCTGCTTGTCCGCGAGCACCTGCGTGACGTGCTGCTGTGTCCAGATGCCCCGGCAGAACTCCACAAGGCAGTCGACGGCATCATCACCCGCGCGGTGCTGGCCGGTGCGCGACAGCGCCATTCGGTGATGTCGCGGCTCCTGTTCCGCCGCCGGGCGATGAGCGCCCTCGTCCAGGAGGTCCAGGCGCGCCGCCGTGCCGGTGTTGCTGAGCCACGGGATCTGCTCGATGTGGCCGTGGCCGGGGTCGGGTTGGCGGTGGATCCCGGCGAGGTGGCCGAGGTCTATCTGTCGTTCCTGTTCGCCACGGTCGGCTCGCTCGGCTTTGCCCTCGGCTGGTCGGTCTATCTCGTCGGCACGCACCCCGACACCAGCACAGACGAGCCGTCGTGGATTGTCCGGGAGGCGCTGCGACTGTGGCCGGTGGCCTGGCTGTTCGCCCGTAGGCCGAGCCGCGAGCACGAACTGGCCGGAGTCACAGTCGGTCCGCACGACGAGGTGAATGTGTGCCTGTACCTCGTGCACCGCCACCCACGGCACTGGGAGCGCCCCGACGAGTTCGAGCCGCGCCGCTGGGCGGCACCTCTCCACGATCCGGCTTTCATGCCTTTCGGATTCGGGCCGCACACCTGCGCTGGGGCGACCGTGACGATGACGCTCCTCGAGGACCTGATCAGCATCATTACCCGCGATTGGCACCTGTCGGTCACCGCCACAGGCAACGGACCCCATCTGGGCCCAGCGCTGGCACCGCCGCGTTTCACCGCGGAGTTGCACGCCCGGGGCGCCCACTGCGAGAGGAGGTGA
- a CDS encoding cytochrome P450 produces the protein MTTPHHGDDFLHDLRLRSAAEGGVFWLDNEQLAVFEPAAARMVSSANWNGLVMSDRLVDMVRRRRSTPMRWSRIRTAWLTQLHTLTTGEHNADLITRMRQIIDARLGDDVDLVLLAQDVAVQSILPVALSGLTAGESARITQDLNQKLLRLIDRHPGRGLRHHAHFAAVQIRAGLVVRRVLSERASGRRARELDLTDPIVDLLPELGMDRALDVVTAVLTAIGGPPGSAAASVLYEFVRNPQWAHRLTRELGSVDPVEFCAAPAKSAPVTHRFVKEVLRMWSPPLLLVRRARASFDLGATRLEKGQSYLVSPHMIHRHPRFWQEADTFDPDRFLPGAPHGPADRACYVPFGWAPKKCIGADIGTIQLMALCYLMCTRYRLSVPNADTITMACRFAPVPQQFRGHLALA, from the coding sequence ATGACCACTCCACACCACGGCGACGATTTCCTGCACGATCTGCGGCTGCGCAGCGCAGCCGAGGGCGGTGTCTTCTGGCTGGACAACGAGCAGCTCGCCGTCTTCGAACCGGCCGCGGCACGCATGGTGAGCAGTGCGAACTGGAACGGCCTCGTCATGAGCGATCGCCTCGTCGACATGGTCCGGCGCCGTCGCAGCACGCCGATGCGGTGGTCCCGTATCCGCACCGCCTGGCTCACCCAACTGCACACGCTCACGACCGGCGAGCACAACGCCGATCTGATCACGCGGATGCGGCAGATCATTGATGCCCGGCTCGGCGACGACGTCGATCTCGTCCTGCTCGCTCAGGATGTCGCCGTGCAGTCCATCCTGCCGGTCGCACTCTCAGGTCTCACAGCTGGCGAATCGGCGCGGATCACACAGGACTTGAACCAGAAGCTGCTACGCCTGATCGATCGCCACCCCGGCCGCGGGCTACGCCATCACGCGCATTTCGCCGCCGTGCAGATCAGGGCCGGACTTGTCGTACGACGGGTGCTGAGCGAGCGCGCCTCCGGACGCCGCGCGCGGGAACTGGACCTCACCGACCCGATCGTCGACCTGCTGCCCGAGTTGGGCATGGACCGAGCGCTCGACGTCGTCACTGCGGTACTCACCGCGATCGGCGGACCGCCCGGCTCTGCGGCCGCGAGCGTGCTGTACGAGTTCGTCCGCAACCCGCAGTGGGCGCACCGGCTTACCCGCGAGCTGGGGAGCGTGGACCCGGTCGAGTTCTGCGCCGCACCAGCCAAGTCAGCGCCGGTCACCCACCGGTTCGTCAAGGAAGTGCTGCGTATGTGGAGCCCACCGCTGCTGCTGGTGCGGCGTGCCCGCGCCTCGTTCGACCTCGGCGCCACCCGGCTGGAGAAAGGGCAGAGCTACCTGGTGAGCCCGCACATGATCCACCGCCATCCCCGGTTCTGGCAGGAGGCCGACACCTTCGATCCCGACCGGTTCTTGCCCGGCGCGCCGCACGGGCCAGCCGACCGGGCGTGTTACGTACCGTTCGGCTGGGCTCCGAAGAAGTGCATCGGCGCCGACATCGGCACCATCCAGCTGATGGCGCTGTGCTACCTGATGTGCACCCGCTACCGCCTCAGCGTCCCGAACGCCGACACGATCACCATGGCCTGCCGCTTCGCCCCCGTACCCCAGCAATTCCGTGGACACCTCGCCCTTGCATGA
- a CDS encoding DinB family protein: protein MTRIDDTPPAWDERTQLTTFLDYARDTARAKCDGVSAENAHKALLPGSPLMTMSGVINHLRCWFQVVFLGEEDQGPWTEEDPDREMRIAVDFPLTQLLDEYAEQSAHYRELVAGNGLDKQAQRAIRDGLHVDLRWILLHLTEETARHNGHLDILREMLDGTTGD from the coding sequence ATGACAAGAATCGACGACACGCCGCCCGCGTGGGACGAGCGCACCCAGCTCACCACGTTTCTCGACTACGCACGTGACACCGCCCGCGCCAAGTGCGATGGCGTCTCTGCGGAGAACGCCCACAAGGCGCTCCTGCCGGGCTCACCGCTGATGACCATGAGCGGAGTGATCAACCACCTCCGCTGCTGGTTCCAGGTGGTCTTCCTCGGCGAGGAAGACCAGGGCCCCTGGACCGAGGAGGACCCCGACCGCGAGATGCGTATCGCCGTCGACTTCCCGCTCACGCAGTTGCTCGACGAATACGCCGAACAGAGCGCCCACTACCGCGAACTGGTCGCCGGGAACGGCCTGGACAAGCAGGCCCAGCGAGCCATCCGCGACGGCCTCCATGTCGACCTGCGCTGGATCCTCCTCCACCTCACCGAGGAGACAGCCCGCCACAACGGCCACCTGGACATCCTGCGCGAGATGCTCGACGGCACGACCGGCGACTAG
- a CDS encoding RICIN domain-containing protein, whose amino-acid sequence MEDARVRLGHAEIPSITVLGIHRNKDHVVSRQGTQFPESQLTKECLPVMRLTSRNKLAGGAAAILLAGAVLAATATPANAQPAPPASLRAVFHPIKNVGTSKCLQPEGGSTGEATIVQMTCNGSLTQQWQFFLIPGNTGAYHLINQLSGLCMYMNGPVAPGSPIAQVECTDVSNEDWISSAPPPEVVTLKSRAGHRPTNLCIDVPGGQSTEGLPVQIFGCNGSLAQRWIVGF is encoded by the coding sequence TTGGAAGACGCTCGTGTCCGGCTCGGACATGCCGAAATACCGTCGATCACAGTCCTTGGCATCCATCGCAACAAGGATCACGTGGTATCGCGCCAAGGCACCCAGTTCCCGGAAAGCCAACTCACGAAGGAGTGTCTCCCGGTCATGCGATTAACCTCGCGCAACAAACTCGCTGGTGGCGCCGCCGCAATCCTGCTGGCGGGCGCCGTTCTGGCCGCGACTGCCACACCGGCAAACGCCCAGCCTGCACCCCCCGCCTCTCTCCGCGCTGTCTTCCACCCCATCAAGAACGTCGGCACCAGCAAGTGCCTCCAGCCCGAAGGCGGATCCACGGGCGAGGCGACGATCGTGCAGATGACCTGCAACGGCAGCCTCACTCAGCAATGGCAGTTCTTCCTGATCCCAGGAAACACAGGCGCCTACCACCTCATCAATCAGCTCAGCGGCCTGTGCATGTACATGAACGGCCCCGTCGCACCCGGCTCCCCGATCGCGCAGGTGGAGTGCACAGACGTCAGCAATGAGGACTGGATCAGCTCCGCGCCTCCCCCTGAGGTCGTGACACTGAAGTCAAGGGCCGGCCACCGCCCCACCAATTTGTGCATCGACGTACCGGGCGGGCAGTCGACCGAAGGGCTGCCCGTGCAGATCTTCGGCTGCAACGGGAGCCTCGCACAACGCTGGATTGTCGGCTTCTAG
- a CDS encoding DUF2589 domain-containing protein, with amino-acid sequence MPIRDVSTLGLDELLGALLSAVIGGQREATAGTLALVEQIGLLRDAEGHERFRTVTIRYTKLDENQQPAEFALEVPLLAMVAIPTLTVREAPSRLTVREAKISFTYDVTQTAVERPAEQIRGARAPVPRALTGAELRPVVLKGFVPRARTVSSSETRETAGINIEVTVESVPLPVGLERLLDLTELTVSRPVAAKQTGRDEQTERDERDEPR; translated from the coding sequence ATGCCCATACGCGACGTCTCCACGCTAGGGCTCGATGAGCTCCTCGGTGCCCTGCTGTCGGCCGTCATCGGCGGCCAGCGCGAGGCCACGGCCGGAACGCTCGCCCTCGTCGAGCAGATCGGTCTGCTCCGCGATGCCGAGGGCCATGAGCGCTTCCGCACGGTGACCATCCGGTACACCAAGCTCGACGAGAATCAGCAGCCCGCCGAGTTCGCCCTCGAAGTGCCGCTGCTGGCCATGGTGGCGATCCCCACCCTGACCGTGCGTGAGGCCCCTTCACGCCTGACCGTGCGTGAGGCCAAGATCTCCTTCACGTACGACGTGACGCAGACGGCCGTCGAGCGTCCGGCCGAGCAGATCCGCGGGGCCCGGGCCCCGGTGCCGCGGGCGCTCACCGGGGCCGAGCTCCGCCCGGTCGTCCTCAAGGGCTTCGTGCCGCGGGCCCGCACGGTCAGCAGCAGCGAGACCCGAGAGACGGCGGGCATCAACATCGAGGTCACGGTCGAGAGCGTGCCGCTGCCGGTGGGCCTGGAGCGGCTGCTCGACCTGACGGAGCTGACGGTGTCCCGGCCCGTCGCGGCTAAGCAGACCGGGCGGGACGAGCAGACCGAGCGGGACGAGCGGGACGAGCCGAGATGA
- a CDS encoding winged helix-turn-helix transcriptional regulator has product MGASYYQFCPVAKAMELLDERWTLLIVRELLSGSVHFNEIRRGVPRMSPTLLSKRLSQLIRAGVLMRSDDDQGVRYVLTPAGQELRPVAEALAVWGIRWIGELGDKDLDPKLLLWDMCRSIDRDTIPRGRTVVHFTFSDVSASVRDWWVVASSHSRTADLCDSDPGYPVAVTVSATLRAMTGIWRGDVRWADTLRSGDVALQGPSESRRAVSGWFTLPPFASVPRPG; this is encoded by the coding sequence ATGGGGGCTTCTTATTACCAGTTCTGTCCGGTGGCCAAGGCGATGGAGCTGCTCGACGAACGATGGACGCTTCTGATCGTGCGGGAACTCCTCAGCGGGAGCGTGCACTTCAACGAGATACGCCGCGGCGTGCCGCGCATGTCGCCGACACTGCTGTCCAAGCGGCTCAGCCAGTTGATACGGGCGGGCGTCCTGATGAGGAGCGACGATGACCAGGGGGTGCGGTATGTGCTGACACCCGCCGGGCAGGAGCTGCGGCCGGTGGCAGAGGCTCTCGCCGTCTGGGGCATCCGATGGATTGGCGAGCTCGGTGACAAGGATCTCGATCCCAAGCTGCTGCTGTGGGACATGTGCCGCAGCATCGACCGCGACACGATTCCCCGCGGGCGGACGGTGGTCCACTTCACCTTTTCCGACGTGTCCGCCTCTGTCCGTGACTGGTGGGTGGTGGCCAGCTCGCATTCCCGTACCGCCGACCTCTGCGATTCGGACCCCGGCTACCCGGTCGCGGTCACGGTGAGCGCGACCCTTCGGGCCATGACCGGAATCTGGCGGGGCGACGTGCGCTGGGCTGACACTCTGCGCTCCGGGGACGTGGCGCTGCAGGGGCCGTCCGAGTCGCGCCGGGCGGTGTCCGGTTGGTTCACACTGCCGCCGTTCGCGTCGGTTCCCCGGCCCGGGTGA
- a CDS encoding transposase — protein sequence MPKPYPEEFREDVVRVARNRGPGVTLEQVAADFGVHVMTLSKWMRRTDIDDGMKPGTTRQENAELREARWRIKLLEQENEVLRRAAAYLLQANLPGKGSTRS from the coding sequence GTGCCGAAGCCGTATCCGGAAGAGTTCCGCGAGGATGTCGTGCGGGTCGCGAGGAACCGCGGCCCGGGTGTGACGCTGGAGCAGGTGGCTGCCGACTTCGGTGTCCATGTGATGACGCTGTCGAAGTGGATGCGCCGCACGGACATCGACGACGGGATGAAACCCGGAACCACCAGGCAGGAGAACGCGGAACTGCGGGAGGCGCGTTGGCGGATCAAGCTGCTGGAGCAGGAGAACGAGGTCCTGCGCCGGGCCGCGGCCTACCTGTTGCAGGCGAATCTGCCGGGAAAAGGATCTACCCGCTCGTGA
- a CDS encoding STAS domain-containing protein, translated as MTLSVDTAGDRLVVTVSGELDLESDQVLQQTLSNALDHAAGGLELDLAGVDFCDCSALNALLRVRHRALQTSKSLILRATSPAVERLLDLTSTLPLFTTGDGAAEHLAAPSNPAYTRRQTRQTPP; from the coding sequence GTGACACTGAGCGTCGACACGGCCGGCGACCGGCTTGTCGTGACCGTGTCCGGTGAGCTCGACCTGGAGAGCGACCAGGTACTGCAGCAGACACTGAGCAACGCGCTGGACCACGCTGCGGGCGGCCTGGAACTGGATCTCGCAGGGGTCGACTTCTGTGACTGCTCCGCCCTCAACGCCCTGCTGCGAGTGCGCCACCGCGCCCTCCAGACATCCAAGAGCCTCATCCTGCGTGCCACCAGCCCGGCCGTGGAACGCCTGCTCGACCTGACCAGCACCCTTCCACTCTTCACCACCGGAGACGGGGCAGCCGAGCATCTGGCCGCCCCATCCAATCCCGCGTACACCAGACGGCAGACCCGGCAGACTCCGCCGTAG
- a CDS encoding RICIN domain-containing protein, with protein sequence MNHRSRAAGFLLAGALSGTALLLTGQPAQAAVPNYFSFTNYGSGKCAGLSPAEYYDNGARVIQQTCNGQPEQQWAPVGLGGGNYQWVNARSGKCMDVKDGRNADRTPIQQWDCTNTAGMAWNVPGAIPTPLPVAVVSKIGGRCLDVAAGSWQDGAAIQTYHCTSGNPAQAWVIHQ encoded by the coding sequence ATGAACCACCGCTCCAGAGCCGCCGGGTTCCTCCTGGCCGGCGCGTTGTCCGGCACGGCGCTGCTGCTGACCGGGCAGCCCGCCCAGGCGGCCGTCCCGAACTACTTCTCCTTCACCAATTACGGCAGTGGGAAGTGTGCCGGGCTGTCCCCGGCCGAGTACTACGACAACGGGGCCCGGGTCATCCAGCAGACCTGCAACGGGCAGCCCGAGCAGCAGTGGGCGCCGGTCGGCCTGGGCGGCGGCAACTACCAGTGGGTGAACGCGCGCAGCGGTAAGTGCATGGACGTCAAGGACGGCAGGAACGCCGACCGGACCCCGATCCAGCAGTGGGACTGCACGAACACCGCGGGCATGGCGTGGAATGTTCCCGGAGCGATCCCGACGCCCCTCCCGGTCGCGGTGGTTTCCAAGATCGGCGGGCGGTGCCTCGACGTCGCCGCCGGATCGTGGCAGGACGGCGCAGCCATCCAGACCTACCACTGCACCAGCGGCAATCCCGCGCAAGCGTGGGTGATCCACCAGTAG
- a CDS encoding LLM class F420-dependent oxidoreductase: protein MVQFGYTMMTEQAGPRALVDDVVAAERAGFDFSVTSDHYFPWLASQGHSPYAWSVLGAAAQATSHIPLMTFVTCPTTRYHPAVVAQKAATMQLLSEGRFRLGLGSGENLNEHVVGGGWPSARIRLDMLEEAVEVIRGLFAGKELNHQGTHFDVENAKLWDFPQEAPPIGIAVSGERSCSLAGRLADLVIATEPKAELLDAFDRHGGAGKPRIGQLPVCYDTDRDAAVARAHDQFRWALGSWPVNSELPGPSGFEGATTYVRPEDVAETIPCGDDVGAFVDAVRPYVEAGFTEVALVQVGGDRQRPFIDWAEKQLLPALRAL from the coding sequence ATGGTGCAATTCGGCTACACGATGATGACGGAGCAGGCTGGGCCGAGGGCCCTCGTGGACGACGTCGTCGCGGCAGAGCGGGCAGGTTTCGACTTCTCCGTGACCTCGGACCACTACTTCCCCTGGCTCGCCTCGCAGGGCCACTCGCCCTACGCGTGGAGCGTGCTCGGCGCGGCAGCCCAGGCGACCTCCCACATTCCGCTCATGACGTTCGTGACCTGTCCAACCACTCGCTATCACCCGGCCGTAGTGGCCCAGAAGGCGGCCACGATGCAGCTGCTCTCCGAGGGCCGCTTCCGTCTCGGCCTCGGGTCGGGCGAGAACCTCAACGAGCACGTGGTGGGCGGGGGCTGGCCCTCGGCCCGGATCCGCCTCGACATGCTGGAAGAAGCCGTCGAGGTCATTCGAGGTCTCTTCGCTGGCAAGGAGCTGAACCACCAGGGCACCCATTTCGACGTGGAGAACGCGAAACTGTGGGACTTCCCGCAGGAGGCCCCTCCCATCGGGATCGCGGTCTCCGGGGAACGTTCCTGTTCACTTGCGGGCCGACTCGCCGACCTGGTCATCGCCACCGAGCCGAAGGCCGAACTGCTTGATGCCTTTGACCGGCATGGAGGGGCGGGCAAACCGCGGATCGGCCAGCTCCCGGTCTGCTATGACACCGACCGGGACGCCGCTGTGGCGCGTGCCCACGACCAGTTCCGCTGGGCCCTCGGGAGCTGGCCCGTCAACTCCGAGCTGCCGGGACCCTCCGGTTTCGAAGGCGCGACGACGTACGTCAGGCCTGAGGATGTGGCTGAGACGATCCCGTGCGGGGATGACGTCGGAGCGTTCGTCGACGCCGTCCGACCGTACGTCGAGGCGGGATTCACCGAGGTCGCACTCGTACAAGTGGGGGGCGACCGGCAACGGCCCTTCATCGACTGGGCGGAAAAGCAGCTGCTGCCTGCATTGCGGGCGCTCTGA
- a CDS encoding IS5 family transposase (programmed frameshift): protein MGRGDLTHAEWARLKPHLPKSGQRGGRWAGHRRVINGILYRLRTGVPWRDLAARFGPWKTVYERHRHWSADGTGDRIFAAVLADADAEGRIDWSMVSVDSTSCRAHQHAAGARRKPPRVPGKRRTPRQHRPDKGLGRSRGGLTCKIHLAGEGGRRPLALLITPGQWGDAPQLIPVMERIRVARLGGGHPRTRPDHLGGDKAYSSRRNRRYLRRRQIKHTIPEPKNQRANRQRRGSKGGRPAGFDKAIYKRRNEVERTINALKNFRAVATRFDKRGYVFHGTVTVASIRLWLRP, encoded by the exons ATGGGGCGGGGAGATTTAACGCATGCGGAGTGGGCCCGGCTGAAGCCGCATCTGCCGAAGTCCGGGCAGCGCGGCGGCCGCTGGGCCGGCCACCGCAGGGTCATCAACGGGATCCTGTACCGACTGCGCACGGGGGTGCCGTGGCGGGATCTAGCTGCGCGTTTCGGTCCTTGGAAGACGGTGTACGAACGGCACAGACACTGGTCGGCGGACGGCACCGGGGACAGGATCTTCGCGGCCGTCCTGGCCGACGCCGACGCGGAAGGCCGGATCGACTGGTCGATGGTGAGCGTCGATTCGACCTCCTGCCGGGCCCATCAGCACGCCGCCGGGGCTCGTAGGAAACCGCCACGAGTGCCGGGAA AAAGACGCACGCCCCGGCAGCACCGCCCCGACAAGGGACTCGGACGCTCCCGGGGCGGTCTGACCTGCAAGATCCACCTCGCCGGTGAGGGTGGACGCCGCCCCCTGGCCCTGCTGATCACTCCGGGCCAGTGGGGCGACGCTCCGCAGCTCATCCCGGTCATGGAACGCATCCGTGTCGCACGCCTCGGCGGCGGGCACCCGCGCACGCGGCCCGACCATCTCGGCGGCGACAAGGCGTACTCCTCCCGCCGCAACCGCCGCTACCTGCGACGACGCCAGATCAAGCACACCATTCCCGAACCGAAGAACCAGCGGGCCAACCGCCAACGAAGGGGCAGCAAGGGCGGCCGGCCCGCAGGCTTCGACAAGGCGATCTACAAGCGCAGGAACGAAGTCGAGCGGACGATCAACGCGTTGAAGAACTTCCGGGCCGTGGCGACGAGGTTCGACAAGCGCGGCTACGTCTTCCACGGCACCGTCACCGTCGCCTCGATCCGACTCTGGCTTCGCCCGTGA
- a CDS encoding HAD family hydrolase encodes MPPAVLFDVDGTLTDTNHLHVIAWWEAFRQAGYHAAMWQIHRAIGISATDLIAHLLGEDRDRDQDEALAAAHDTLYGTWFDRLPALDGAQDLLRTLAGRGWCVVLATSAGGAELKALRRAIDADDVIAGVASADDVEAGKPAPDPVHQALELVGASAGEAVFVGDTVWDMKAATRAGVRAVALLSGGIPRADLEQAGAAAVYQNPADLLSHLDSSLLAEYEGRA; translated from the coding sequence ATGCCACCCGCGGTTCTATTCGACGTCGACGGCACCCTCACCGACACCAACCACCTCCACGTCATCGCCTGGTGGGAGGCGTTCCGGCAAGCGGGGTACCACGCGGCGATGTGGCAGATCCACCGGGCGATCGGAATCAGCGCGACCGACCTCATCGCCCATCTGCTGGGCGAAGACCGTGACAGGGACCAGGACGAGGCCCTGGCAGCCGCCCATGACACGCTGTACGGCACATGGTTCGACCGGCTCCCCGCTCTCGACGGAGCCCAGGACCTGCTGCGTACGCTCGCAGGTCGGGGTTGGTGTGTCGTGCTGGCCACGTCGGCGGGGGGAGCGGAGCTCAAGGCTCTGCGCCGGGCCATCGACGCGGATGACGTCATCGCCGGCGTGGCTTCGGCCGATGACGTCGAGGCCGGCAAGCCCGCACCCGACCCGGTACACCAAGCGCTTGAACTCGTCGGAGCGTCCGCTGGGGAGGCCGTCTTCGTCGGGGACACGGTGTGGGACATGAAGGCGGCCACCCGGGCGGGCGTACGGGCCGTGGCGCTGCTGTCCGGCGGCATCCCCCGTGCGGATCTCGAACAGGCCGGAGCAGCCGCCGTCTATCAAAACCCGGCGGACCTTCTGTCACACCTGGACTCCAGCCTGCTCGCGGAATACGAGGGCCGCGCGTGA